The genomic segment TAGGGTAGCACGAACTCCTCGTAGTCGTCGGGCGACATTATCCCAGCCCACGTGTCGAATACCTGGACTACGTCGGCACCGTTCTCGACCTGGAACTCCAAGTAGTCGGCGACTACCTCGGCGAAGCCATCGAGTAATGTCTTGAGTGCGTCGGGATGGTTAGCGCGGAACTTACGCAGATCCATGAAGCTCTTAGACTTCTCTGACTCGCCGACGACGTATGACGCGAGTGTGAAAGGCGCGCCCGAGAATCCTATTATACTAGTCTCGTCGCCGACGCTCCTGTTGAGACGTCTCAGAAGCTTACCGACGTACTGAATCTCTTCCTCGACGTCTCCTACCTCTCTCTCGGCGTCACCCGGAGACTCCACAGGGTTATCGACGACAGGTCCTACGCCACTCTTTATCTCGTACTCGAAGCCGAGGGGTTCCAAGACGGTCAGAATGTCGGAGAACATCACGAGACCGTCGGGCTCGAAGAGATTCCAGGGAAGGAGCGTAATCCTCTCGGCGACCTCGGGGTCTTTTATAGCCTCCTTGAAGCTGTACTCCTTCCTTATCTCCCTGTACTCGGGTATGTAACGTCCAGCCTGCCGCATCAGCCAGACAGGAGGACGTTCCGTCCTTTCCCCCC from the Candidatus Afararchaeum irisae genome contains:
- the hemE gene encoding uroporphyrinogen decarboxylase, giving the protein MSDLLVRAARGERTERPPVWLMRQAGRYIPEYREIRKEYSFKEAIKDPEVAERITLLPWNLFEPDGLVMFSDILTVLEPLGFEYEIKSGVGPVVDNPVESPGDAEREVGDVEEEIQYVGKLLRRLNRSVGDETSIIGFSGAPFTLASYVVGESEKSKSFMDLRKFRANHPDALKTLLDGFAEVVADYLEFQVENGADVVQVFDTWAGIMSPDDYEEFVLPYQRKAIDAADVPTVVFVRNSAGRLDLLKESGADVVSLDWTVDIGEAREELGETPVQGNLDPSYLFGDEEFVRRKTRDVIERAGDTGHILNLGHGVNRDTPVENVRAFVETAKEVEREL